Proteins encoded by one window of Vicinamibacterales bacterium:
- a CDS encoding Trm112 family protein, translated as MAVDPELLEILACPNCKTKVELVKDGTALKCPQCRRVYPIKDDIPVMLIDEATIEP; from the coding sequence ATGGCCGTGGATCCTGAGCTGCTCGAGATTCTGGCGTGCCCCAACTGCAAGACGAAGGTGGAGCTGGTCAAGGACGGCACCGCACTGAAGTGTCCGCAGTGCCGGCGTGTCTATCCGATCAAGGACGACATTCCAGTGATGCTGATCGACGAAGCGACGATCGAGCCCTGA